In Oryzihumus leptocrescens, the following are encoded in one genomic region:
- a CDS encoding PspC domain-containing protein: MNDIHQSFVRQGLVRPREGRVLGGVCAGLGRRFGIAPWPARLLFVLLLLVIPGSQILIYPILWILMPSEEQVMVRPPQDPPAAAA, translated from the coding sequence ATGAACGACATCCACCAGAGCTTCGTCCGGCAGGGCCTGGTCCGGCCCCGGGAGGGACGAGTGCTCGGCGGTGTCTGCGCCGGCCTCGGCCGCCGGTTCGGCATCGCGCCGTGGCCGGCCCGGCTCCTGTTCGTCCTGCTGCTCCTGGTCATCCCGGGCAGCCAGATCCTGATCTACCCCATCCTGTGGATCCTCATGCCCTCGGAGGAGCAGGTCATGGTGCGACCGCCCCAGGACCCGCCGGCTGCTGCCGCCTGA
- a CDS encoding S8 family serine peptidase, whose protein sequence is MGIPTATLGVLAAVALAGTPAVQLVGTSPAGPPARTWHHLPDDPLLPTQWNLGAGTPPGAQHPRTALDVAGAWALTHCPGVTVAVLDTGVDLDHPDLAPHLLPGATFVSGTSSADDDQGHGTEVAGVIAAVTDNGTGIAGVCPEGRLLPVKVADSGGHTDDDEGDVLVAAGLRWAVDHGARVISMSLGVLPTPAMREAVEYAHARDVLVVAAVGNSGDSPNPWPAPADLPHVLAVGATDRGGERAAYSSTGPHDLVMAPGDGVPTTARGGGYGEGGYTSIATPQVAGVAALVRSVRPDLGADQVRRVIEATATPLPGQPDWSPTSGYGLVDAAAAVRAARGMPRHP, encoded by the coding sequence ATGGGCATCCCCACAGCCACCCTCGGCGTCCTCGCGGCGGTCGCCCTCGCCGGCACCCCGGCCGTGCAGCTCGTCGGCACCAGCCCTGCCGGGCCGCCGGCGCGCACGTGGCACCACCTGCCGGACGACCCGCTGCTGCCGACCCAGTGGAACCTCGGCGCCGGCACGCCGCCGGGTGCACAGCACCCCCGCACCGCCCTCGACGTCGCCGGTGCCTGGGCCCTCACCCACTGCCCAGGCGTGACCGTCGCGGTCCTCGACACCGGCGTCGACCTCGACCACCCCGACCTGGCGCCGCACCTGCTGCCCGGCGCGACCTTCGTCAGCGGCACCAGCAGCGCGGACGACGACCAGGGGCACGGCACCGAGGTCGCCGGCGTCATCGCGGCGGTCACCGACAACGGCACCGGCATCGCCGGCGTCTGCCCCGAGGGACGCCTGCTGCCGGTCAAGGTCGCCGACTCCGGTGGGCACACCGACGACGACGAGGGCGACGTCCTGGTGGCCGCCGGCCTGCGCTGGGCGGTCGACCACGGGGCGCGGGTCATCAGCATGAGCCTGGGCGTGCTGCCGACACCGGCGATGCGCGAGGCCGTGGAGTACGCCCACGCCCGCGACGTGCTCGTCGTGGCCGCCGTGGGCAACTCCGGCGACTCCCCCAACCCGTGGCCCGCCCCCGCGGACCTGCCCCACGTCCTCGCCGTGGGGGCCACCGACCGCGGCGGTGAGCGGGCGGCTTACTCCTCCACCGGCCCGCACGACCTGGTCATGGCACCCGGCGACGGCGTGCCGACGACGGCACGAGGGGGCGGCTACGGCGAGGGTGGCTATACCTCGATCGCGACGCCCCAGGTCGCCGGGGTGGCCGCGCTCGTGCGCTCGGTGCGACCGGACCTGGGCGCCGACCAGGTGCGCCGGGTCATCGAGGCGACCGCCACACCCCTTCCCGGGCAGCCGGACTGGTCGCCGACCAGCGGCTACGGCCTGGTCGACGCGGCCGCAGCCGTCCGCGCAGCCCGCGGTATGCCGCGCCACCCCTGA